The Kwoniella shivajii chromosome 5, complete sequence genomic interval GACCCTTCCACTGGTTGTTCCAACAACTTCCTTGCCTTCCCAGAACTTGGGCAACTCATTTCCAGGTATGAAATGTCGTTCAACTTTTTCCTTTGTAATCACGCACATCCGGATACAACCACCTGATGATCCGTCTCGAGACATTGCGAGGGAGAGGGCTGGTAATGGATCAGTAATTTTGTTGGATCTATACCACTCACTATTCTTGACGAACTCCACTGTTTCCTGCTCATTCCAACCTTCTCGATAGGTCGCGTCGCAATAACCATAAACATATGTCGATCCAGATCCTATGAGAAAATTAGTGGAATAGCTTGGATAGAGTGTCAAATAAACTCACCCCCGATAGCCCAAGGCTGTTGGAACATTCCCCCGCCTAATGGAATGTTATACACAGATCCACCTGCCTCTTTATCCCATCCAGCAACGATTATTCCAGCTGATAATTGATCTTTGTTGTCGTAACACATCTTTTCGAACAGTGCTGCGGCGGTTGATACTGTTGGGGGCGATCCATACACAGCTGTGTAAACTTGAGCATGTTGATGGACGACGTCGGCAACGGCTTGGGTGTCAGCTGCTGATCCTGAACGACAGCAATAGATTCGGTCGTGAATATGAGTAAGCTTGTCTGTGACTCGGTTGGCCTAGATTGCAAAAGTCAACCCTACGACCAGATTGTTGTTAAGACACACATCGTACTGCACTCACGATGTATGACCCAGTGGTTGTTCTACTGTCAGCGCCAATGACTACACCTCCGTCGAACTGAACAGCCATAATGGAGGTCTGCGAGACAGGTCAGCACGGGTTGACAAGACAGGGAAGCAGCTTACACCCAGGTTTACTTCACCATTCTTCAGACGGGTGATATCGACGGTATGTATGTTGGCCATAGTGTGATAATGATATGTGTTGAATGATAAGGTTGAGGATGAACTAATGATTAATGATTGTACCTCTcattatgatgatgatgatgacactTGCGTTGGCGAACGCGTTGTAGCGTCTCACCTTAGGTACATGAGAATTGCACGTGATCACCATGTGACTACCATGTGGTCACTCGCTCACAACCTAATTCACCGCGCTGTTTCAAACAAGGTGGCGGCTGTCCCCTCACCTCCTGGTATTGACATGACCACATTGTGCTGTCTCAtatatgatttgatttgttcttACTGAATAGGCGACATAATCATTGTCATATCGCCATCAGAATCAGCCACCATCAAGATAAGTATCATAAGCTCTCgtctcatcttcatgtcATATACGCCATTTCACACTACTCAGCGATAACAGCAGATCATCGTAAAAGTTTGCGTTTATCCTTTAATAAAGGAAGGCGCGTCATCGGAAAACACACACTCGAGAGGGGCTGACCAGCGTGTTTGAGAGCACGCTTTGGTCATCTATCTCGACTTCCCATAGCAGCGATGCCATCGGTactctctcctccttctaAATCATACGCCCCACTGGCGGACGAAGTGAATCCATCTTTCGGAAACATCGCCCCAGCACCTACAGTCACTCGAAATGGCACAATAGTCTATTCAAAGAggataccatcttcaatGAGTAACGTTTCATCGAACGATTCGGAGGACTTAGAGCGAGTGGGTGGACATCTGAATAATGGCTCAGAAGAGACACTCTCTGCAAGCTCTAGTCGGAAGGGGAAAGAGAGGGAGGTCGACGAAGATCCTGAGGTGAGGAGAACggcgaaagggaaagaacgGGCATGGGATGTGGAACAGGGAGAGGAACGTTATCCCCCCTTAAAcgaagtggaagaggaggaacGCCGGATACAACAGGTGAGCTGTAGACTGTCTTCCGTAGCTGACAACATCAGAATCTGGCACGTTTTGCTGCAAAAGACATGGCTCGTAGAAGAGCGGCCAGAGAATCACGCCAGATGGCACCGCCTGAATCGCCTTCATCGTCTaccacttctttctctcgTCGACCGTTCTCAGTGCTTAGTACAAAAGCAAATAGGAATAGTATTATGGGTTTAATGGAAGGAATATGGCCAGGATCGCCAAGGCAGAACGAAGACGTGAGTTTTTGATAGATAACGTTTGCTAATATTCTAGCTTCCCACACATTCTCCTGTAACGCGAGACCAACCTTATCCAAATCCTTACGACACGCAGCCGAGCTTTTCCCCTGTACCGAAAATGGTGATATCTCCAACCTCTCCCGACGGtccatctcctttctcaGACCCACCACCGCCCGCTCCTATTGCCGGATCTGCTCATCGCCGCTCATCAAGCACTGGATCGCCATTGGCTTCCCCTACCGATGGAGTAGGATTTGCCTATAGCGGCCCAACTTGGCGAGGCGGGCAAGCAGTTCAgcagcaagaagaagaacctcCTGGACCAGAAAAGTGGTGGCATGCTCTCTGCGCCTGGGGATCTGATCTCGATGGTGGTTACGATACAAACCAACGGGGAGGCCAAGTAGGCAGGACAAATCCATTTGAATAGCAATGCATTATCTATGTAACAGGTATGTAATATCACGTAATGCCAGAACGGACACTGCCACCGCTGCAGGTAGCATGAATGCGAACACAATCCGTTCCAGCATCGCTTTTCGTCTATACAAGGGACGATCAAAGAGGATGGAGGCAAAATGTTGAAGTCTTGACCGAGCGATTTTGTCTTGTAGTAGTGGTTGATCTGGAAGGGTATGTGAGAGTGAGCGCTGTTTGCAAATGGACGAGTGAGGAACGAATGTCCCATGGAGCCTGTACAATTAGTGTCATTCTGCATCGCAAAAGACCTACCCATATGGAACGCGCTGGGGTAGCTTGACTCGAGCGACTAAGGCGTTCATCCCTTCGGCGAGTCGTCGAGCGTCGATGATCCACAGTTCGGACCCCGCGCCAAGTGCTGGAGAAGGTGTACCATCCGCTTGAAGGTATGACTCGTCGTAGACTGATGATTAGCTATTGTTTCGTGCGGGGACTTACCATACGTGAGTAAGAATCCATCGTCCTCGCTTGTGGGAACGACTCTTGGGACAAATTGGGCTTCTTGCGCAAACCATCCTTCAGGCAGAGCAAATATCTCTATTGGCGACTTGCTGCATTCGGCGTGGTCTTGCAATATCTGGGCGGAGGATCGACTATCGGGCTGTTTGACGAGAGCATGTATGTTCATTTTTGCAATGCAATCGACCTTCGCTGCGCCCCCTAGTCGTTCGTCGAATGAGCCGGAGCGCATCGTGCATCCGTATATATACTTGGCTGGAGACATGTGCAAGTGATGTGGCAGGCTGGGGAATTCAAAAGGGATCGCGGAAAGCGGGAACGAATGGGTGGTGTGATCAGTCATATTGAAGCGGTAGTAATGTAATCGCACGACATCGTCGACTCCCTGCTCAGCTTCAGGAATGGCAACCGCGCCCGCCGCGTAGACCAATTTGGCCGTTTTAAACCGGCACCCAAGCATATTAACCGCCACGAGCTTGCCATCCCTATTGAACTCATCCCATGCGTTGGCTGTGTGAAATATCAAACTAGGTTCCGGTTCTTGAAACTTTATTGGCGAGGTTTCAAGAAGACgagggaagatgacgaattCGGAAGGGAGGGTGCGgtcaaagtgaatgagaGGGACTGGGTGCCtcgagaagagattgttGGGAGATAGAGTGAGCGGAAGGTTGAGTAGGATTGTATGTGTTCGAGTTGCAGCGAAATCGTGCATCATCTTCGCTCGTCCGATatctatccctttcttccagACGACATGACGACCTGCTCTATCTATGACTGAGTATCGGACATGCGGGGCGTCAAACATTTGCGTGGAGTACAATATAAGGGAGCCATCAACCGGATCGATACGGGGATGTGCCGTCATCCAGTCCTATCTAGTCAGCTAAGTCTACGATATTGTGCTTACCTCTTGTACCCTGCTCAGGCCGAAACGTTTCCACCATTCCCACTTGCCCCTTCTTTGCGAGAGGTCTTCGCCGTTCTGCGGGTCTTTCAGCCTGTCCCAAGCTATTGTTTCAAGATTCGGCAGTCGTACTTCAAGAGGAGGACCTGATTCGCAGGTCGCAAGTAGGCGTTGTGTCGGCTCGTGGAGAATATCTTCAACCTGATCCTCTTTATTGTATTCAGAACCGAGACCTTCACCCCACCAAATTACACTAGTATTCGCTACACTCAACACGCCCATACGCGCCCGCAAAGCGATAATGAATGCCTGTATGATTGCAACGACAATGCGGTGCAGAGACGAAAGTGGGGAGATTAGTAAGGCGATGGACGGCAGGGGAGATCGTAATAACATCAGTGTCATCGATAATAGCGGTGTCTCGAGGTGTCGATTCGTGTACAGCGGCTCGTCGCCGAAGAATACGCCATGCAACATGCCATCGCCGTCGAACCTGAAATTAGCGGTGTTTCATATGGGCTCTCACTCACCAATGATAGTGCCGCCCTTGCTCTGGCGGGTACACTGGATTCCCTCCGTTTCGTATATACTGTCCGCCTTTCAATTCCAGTGGGACCTCGCCGTAAACCACATCGCAGGTGTGGGCGATATACTCGTCCGTGACCGGCGCAAAGTTTCCTTTGAGAAAGGGGTGAATATGATCTCCGTCTGGTATGCTCCTCATTTTATTCCGGAAAATATTGTTGAGTTAAGCTTGAATGAAGCAGCATTCTGATGAGTTTATTCGAGTCgcatttcttccaatatgCAGTCGTTTGTACATTCAATCGATCTCAGACGTTTTTTGAAACTTATTACAAACTATGCTAAACTTCAGCATTCGTCGTCATTGAATTTCCACCGTAGAGTGTGGGGCCCCAGCACGATGAAGCTATGGGATCTGTATGTGCACGTGGGCAGTGTATTTCCTGTCTTTACGTCATCATTTTGGTCTTTTTGGTCAAATTCCCACTCTTGTACATTTTGCTTGGCAGAATCTCTTGTTATTCCATGCTGTGCTCATTTTTgttttccctcttcctctttctgTTTCCAGCCATCACCCATCACTCCTCAAGACATCTTCGAACCTCCATAAAGATTCAAAGGTGGTCATTGGTGGTAAGATCGTACACTCGATCCCTACATCTAAATCGTCGACCTTGCCAActtttcatcatatctaGTGAAACTTTCTTTATCACTTCATCTCAATGCCAACTCAAGAAAACACACCGCTCTTAGGCTTGACCCGTGGCCATGACGGGGCATCTACAAAGGTCCCCTTCAAACCTCTCAAGTCCACTCGATATCTCCTGCTTGGCTCATGGATTAACGTCTTACTCATTGCTGTTCCTTTGTCTTTTATCGGTCAGTattgtcatcatctctcGCGCCCTTTGCTGATCATCTTATAGcggatcttcttcactgGAGTGCCGCTGCGCGATTCGCTACGTCCTTCCTGGCGATCGTTCCTCTCGCTAAGGTGAGCAAAATGCCACTTCCTGATAAGAGCTGATCACCGTCTTAGCTCCTCGGAGACAGCACCGAACAGCTCTCAATGAAGCTTGGTCAGACTGTTGGTGGTCTTCTCAACGCCACGTAAGTCCAAAACCTGTGGCCTAACTGATCAATATAGATTTGGAAATGCAGTGGAGTTAATCGTAGCTATCGCCGCACTTATCCAGAGTAAGCGACCATTGGACTTGTGTTTCGAATCTGGCTAACGCTTGGCACAGATGAACTTCGTCTTGTTCAAACTTCACTTCTCGGAAGTGTTTTGTCCAACTTGCTTCTCGTTCTAGGCATGAGTTTCTTCGCGTGAGTCTCCACATCACCTTGTTCTGGGCTAAATTCCCAGTTCCGGTTTCTTTTTCCACGAGTCAACATTCCAAGTCACCGCCGCTCAAGCCAGCTCGTCCCTTTTGACTCTCGCCTGCATCACGTTGATCCTACCTGCTGCATGTAAGTCCTTACATTTGTATCCAGAACTGAACCACGTGATAGACCATGCCTCGAACGACGACACGGTCTCAGCTACAATCAAAACGTTGCTTGAAGACGGTGCTCCTGATCCAAATGATTCTTCGCTCCGTGGCCTCCTAGTTTTGTCACGAGGAACCTccatcattcttctccttacTTACTTCGGCTACCTCTATTTCCAACTCCGAACCCACGCTCAACTATTCGAAGCCGAGgagaacgaagatgaggaagccGAAGTAGCCTCAATGGATCAGTGGAGCGCCGGAGCTTGGCTCGTGATCATTACCGTTATCACATCATTCTGTGCCGATATCCTCGTGGGCAGTATCGATGAGACAGCTGAACAATGGCACATCCCCAAGAGGTAAGCTTGATATTTGGTGCCTCTGTTAATCGAAGCAGATTCATCGGTCTTATCCTCCTCCCTCTCGTTGGCAATGCCGCTGAACACGTTACATCCGTTTGGATGGCTTGCAAAGGTAAAATGGAGCTTACCATTGGTGTGAGCGTTGGATCAAGTATCCAGATCGCCGCTGGTATGATCCCTCTCTTGGTCATCATCGCTTGGCCCCTCCATAAAGATCTCACCTTGTTTTTCGTATGTGATCTTACCTGGCTCGCTTGCCTTTTAAGCTGACACAGTCTAGGCAAACTTTGAAACCATTGTGCTCTTCGTGTCTGTCATGTTGGTCAACCTCTTATTGCAAGATGGTGAGTGGGGTCGTCTAACGGACCACAGATGCGGGCTAACGATGTCGGTGCAGGGCGAACCAATTACATGGAAGGTGTCATGTGTGAGTGCAGCCTTACTATACGCCGAGCTGTACTGACTACTCACAGTGATCGCTCTATACCTTGTCATCGCACTGAGCTACCTCGTTTGATCGCAATCGCAAATGAAGGCTATCGATCGAGATACTATTCTTTACAGTCATACTCATCGTATACACTTCTCGGAGTGCTTCGCTTCTCCACACTGCCTCTTCTACCTCCATGTCATTGAGAATACCTTTCTATGCTCTCACTTAAATAGTCGTACTTGTGTTGACTGATACACGAAAGCTGCATGCATACACACTGCTGGCCTAGACGGCTGCTCTAGTCGCATGAGCAGCTTCATGTGCAGCAACCCATCATCATGGCAACTTTTCCAAGTGATCGCTCTGGAACCGTGGCATCGATATACAAAAATTGAAGGACTAACTCTCCAGGGACTGAAGCTCTTTCCGACGTGATTGGGCATTTCGAGAGGCTGCTGGTTCTAGGGAAATTTCTCGGGATTCATAAATACTAATGGACGACAGCCATGCGAAACCTATCATCGATGATTTTGCTCCATCCTATTCATATTGTCGGGAAATCGAGATAACGGACTATTGGCCTTCTGTTGCATGGAGGTGCTATCTATTGCTACTGCTCTGGCCTGTCTCTGTGGTCGATAGAGCGGAGGTACTTGAAGCCCCTAGCCCTTGTAGTCTCACTCCTGCCTATGTACGTTGAGTCTAGCGAGAGCGGTCCTGTATGATGAACCCGGCTTAAATCTGTTTGCAACACAATGTATACATACTCCCGCTCTCAATGATATCATTAgatagatatagaaaggatattgGAATAAGGTAAAAGGATATAAAAATTAGGATATTGttcattcaacttctacCCTTATTGAGTACCAAagatatgatatatatctatatacaGAAGAACTCTACTTATCATATTCATAGTTTTCTCCCTATAAATTCTCGTTTGTTGTCTCTCCCTATGCcttgacaatatctcatTGGATTCCGGTCTCTTTCAGAAGCTACAATGCCTATTCTCCCTTTTGAAACCTATACAGAGCTGAGTACCACTTGAGCTCTCTATCTAATAATATCCTTGCATTCCGACAACATTGTTCCTTATTGAGCGCTATAGCAACATTCTTGCCTATACTGTTCCTCCCGTCCCTATTTAACGTTCCGGTAACACACTTTGGGCATCTTGGTTGGGAGCCAACATCAATCATTGTACATTCTGACTTGTCAGAACACTTGGGacaagaaggtgtagatTGTACACTACTTGGAACAAGAATAGGACTATGACATATGAATGTTACAACCCGTCCTGGATTGGTCTTGCCAAGCAAGACAGATGGAAAGTAGAGGTTTGAAACTTGTGATGTGGCTGGAAAGCAGCAAGGTGAACTCAGATGAATCTGGTGAGTTGCAACTCATTGTGGCCAACTGTCTTATAACGATGAGTATGAAACAGTGTGGGCAGGTTTTGATAATAATGAGTACAAAAGTGGATGGGCAGGTTCTAAATGACTTAAGATTGTTTAGATCGACCTCAGATGACTTGTGTGCGAATTAGGATTCTTCACCGAGGAGAGACTTCGCAAGGCAGGGGTATTCACAGTCCCTCAGTTGGCTTCTATTTGCAATTCAAGGTCTCTGTGATTCTCATCCGTGGCTTCTGCGGGCAATTACTTTTAGATGACTCTGTGACAAGTCATTGTGGGGTCTCTGTGATCATCCGCAGAGGGTCCTAAAAATTCCTGCAGACGGGAGAATGGTTCATAACATATCTTATGATACTCTTACGGACCTGTTCTTGGAGACctgtcatgatggctacgccggcataacaatattatcattacgtaacccaagatatactcccgctctcaagatatacttccgccctcaacgatatcgtcaagtagatatagaaaggatagtaGTATAAGGTAAAAGGTATTTAGGATGAGGATAttgttggttcaacttctactcttattgagtaccatggatatatatatacacacaaCTATACATCTCGTATTCttagtcttctccctatgaattctcaattgttgtctctacctataccttgacgatatctcatcggattccggtctctcctGGAAGCTACAACGTCTattgtcccttctgaagtctatccctagctgagtactactttaACTCGATCTTTATCGATACCGTTGTGCCCCAACGATATCGTTCATCACCAAACGGTATACCAATACCCTTGCCTATACCGTTCTTACCTTGCCTATTTGGCTCTCCGTTATACGATTCGGGCATCCTGGCTGGAGCCGACGCTGATCATCGTGACAAGACCGTTGTCATCGGTCACGATCAAGAGTTCTCCCGTAAAAGCCTATGTGATCAGAGAATCCCGGGCCGGAAATTCCTATTGTTCCCTTTTTGTGTTTCAGTGGTCATAGCGACCAATTACGCCGAAACCATTGTGATACAAACTGTGAGCTTGTACCAGGAGACATTGACACACGCGGAAGATGGATGTTGGCAGGCCACAAGGAGGAAACTGCAGGGATGTTATATCGCAGACTAATAAAACAGTGTCTTTTGACACAAAGACTTTGCATCGCTGGATTCCTGTCTGGCTCAAAACACAGAATATTTCCTACTTCacatgaagaaagaaagagaaagacagatGGAGCTATAGACATTGCATGCACATATTTATACGCGGAAGTTTGGCATCAGTAATAACCGTAACACAATGTATACGATTGAGTGTTGGGGTCGTCCAAAAGGACCGGATTCTTGCCCAAACATCTGCACCAATGTTGTCATTGTacagaaagaaaagaatggCACTAAGACGAGGTTAAAGATCATATGATGGAAGGAATAGCCATACTACCTGACAAGTCGGATCTGCTGAAGCCATGTAT includes:
- a CDS encoding calcium/proton exchanger, encoding MPTQENTPLLGLTRGHDGASTKVPFKPLKSTRYLLLGSWINVLLIAVPLSFIADLLHWSAAARFATSFLAIVPLAKLLGDSTEQLSMKLVELIVAIAALIQNELRLVQTSLLGSVLSNLLLVLGMSFFASSLLTLACITLILPAAYHASNDDTVSATIKTLLEDGAPDPNDSSLRGLLVLSRGTSIILLLTYFGYLYFQLRTHAQLFEAEENEDEEAEVASMDQWSAGAWLVIITVITSFCADILVGSIDETAEQWHIPKSIQIAAGMIPLLVIIAWPLHKDLTLFFANFETIVLFVSVMLVNLLLQDGRTNYMEGVMLIALYLVIALSYLV